The genome window CTTATTATTTTAAGTTATTGTTTTTTAGAAGAAAATCAAGCAAAGACACATAAGGCAAAGGTTGTTTATTTAGATGATCAAAACAAAGTTAAGAATTAGGACATATGGGGATCCTTGTTTAAGAAGGAAATCAGAGCCAGTTAAGAAAATTGGTCCTGCTGAACGTATGCTCATTAATGTAATGATTAACACAATTGCAGATAACGAAAATGAAATTGGCCTGGCAGCACCACAAATAGGAATTAATAAGAAAATTTTTATTGTTGATCTTCCTGAATTTCCAAGAGTTTTTGTTGATCCCAAGATCCTAAAGAAAGAGGGCCAATCGTCTATGGAAGAAGGGTGCCTGAGCTTTCCTGGGTTTGCCTTTACGATTAAGAGACCAAAAAAAATTACTGTTGAATATCTAGATGAGAATAAAAAGAAACGAATTATTGAATGTGAAGATTTCTTTGCTCGCGTTATTTTGCACGAGACAGATCATCTTGATGGGGTGCTTTTTGTCGACCGTGCAAGCGAGGAAGAAAGAGCGCAGAATCAAAAAGCATTGGATAACTTAGCAAAAAAGACTAAAAAAGATTTAAAAATAAATTCGTAAAATAGATGACAGTTGTACAAAGAATACTTCCTAGTTGGTTTAAGCAAAAGATTCCTAATAAAAATAAGATTGATTCCATGAAAGAATCATTTGCTCAGTTAGGAATTTACACGGTTTGTGAACATTCTTATTGTCCTAATATGGGATCTTGTTGGTCAGCTGGCGTTGCAACATTTATGATTTTAGGCGATCGTTGCACTAGAGCTTGTCGATTTTGTGCGGTTGAATCGGGGCAGGCTAAAGAAGTTGATCCTTTTGAGCCTTGTCATGTAGCTCAGGCGGTAAAGCGACTAGGGTTAAAATATGTTGTTGTGACATCTGTGACAAGAGATGATTTGGAAGATCAAGGAGCAGCGCAATTTTCTAAGACGATTCAAGAAATTAAGGCGTCTGTTCCGGGAATAAGGATTGAAGTATTGGTTCCTGACTTTTTGGGTAATGAAAATTTAATCAAAATTGTTTTGGATGCAGAACCTAGTGTTTTTGGACATAATCTTGAGACGGTTAAAAGATTGTCAACACTCTTTCGACCACAAGCAGATTATGAAAGATCTCTGAATGTTTTAAGATTAGCAAAACAATTGAATCCAGGTATCTTTACTAAATCTGGATTGATGGTTGGTCTAGGTGAGACTAAGCAAGAGGTGAAGCAGGCGATGCGGGATTTGAGGGCAGCTGGGTGTGATCTTTTGACCATTGGTCAGTATTTAGCACCGTCAAAAAAAGAGCGTCACGTTTGTGTTGATCGTTTTGTTTTGCCAGATGAATTTAAAGAGTACAAAACTTTTGGTATGTCTATTGGATTCGGACATGTTTTAAGCGGCCCACTCGTTCGAAGTTCATATTTAGCTGAGGACGGATACCAAAATTGTTTAAATAGATTAAAGGGTTTAGATATATAAAAGGGTTTAGAATTTGAAGAAGAAAATCAAAGAATTAGCCTCATTATTGCTACGAGTAGGATTAAGTGCAGCGTTGCTTTTTTATCTTTTTAAGAAAATCGATGTTGCCAAAATGATGGATATTCTGAAAGAAGCAAATTTTGCTTATCTTTTTGCTGGTTTATTTTTTATGTTTGTTATTTATTTTCTTATTTTGATTCGATGGGACATTATTATCCGTTATTTGGGAATCAAGGTTCCATTTAAAAGCGTGGCACGTTGTTTTTTGATTGGTTCTTTTTTTAATTTATTTTTACCAACATCAACAGGTGGAGATGTTGTAAAGACCATTGGGCTTTTTAGAGATACATCTGAGAAAACAAAGGTGGTCGCCTCGGTGCTTTTGGATCGAGTTTTTGGTCTTGTGGCTTTGGTCATCGTTTCGATTGTTGCTTTTGCATCGGCGTACCGAATTGTTTATGATAAATTTTTGTTGATCGCCATTGGAATGATATCTTTAGCTACGGCATTAGGTATTTTGTTTCTTTTTAATGAACGGCTTTATTCGTTTGCTTGCCAGGTTTTTAATAAATGGCCAGTTGTTAAAGATAAATTGATGGAGCTTCATTATGCGATTGTGCTGATTAAAGAAAAAAAACAGGCATTATTTTTAGTCATTAGTATTTCTTGTTTTGTTCAGGTCTTGTTAGCGATAGTATTTTATCTGACCGCAAAAGGCTTGCACCAAGATGTTGGATTAATTTATTGGATTATTTTTGTTCCCTTGATTTGTGTTGCATCAGCTTTTCCATCGATTGGTGGTTTGGGTGTTCGGGATGTGAGCTCTGTTTATTTGTTTTCAAAGGTCGGCGTTGCTGCGGCAACGGCTGCCAGTATGAGTTTGATTAATTTCTTATTTATGGCTATTATTGGCTTGATTGGGGCAATGGTTTATGTCTGTTCATTATCTCATAGACGGGTACAATGCTGTTTATCAGATTCCAAATCTTCTGAGGGGTAGTTTGCAGGAATCTCGAGAGAGTCTTGTTCGCCTTGTTGAACAAGATTGTCCGCAGGGAAGTTCTCGAAACCTGGTAACCATTGTGTTTGATGGTCAGCCTGGAGTAGGCATTAATGCATATGCGGTAGCACCAAAAATATTGTTTACCGAAAACGAAACAGCGGATGAAGCAATTAAGAAAATTGTTGAGAGAGCAGATTTAAAAAAGAATATTATTGTTGTTACAGATGACAAAGAAATACAGTTTTATGTTCGTCAGTTTGGGGCAAAGGTTTTAGCTGTTAAAGATTTTTTCTTGAGAAAGCCAGGTAAGAAGAAAAAAGATTTTCAAAGGTCGATTACAAATACGGAAGAATGCCAGATTAATCAAGAACTTAAAAAGGTGTGGCTTAAAAAAGGCGAATGAAAATATTAATTTTTTTAAAACATTTCTTTCAAAGTGCACTTGAAGGCATTGCTGGTCTTGGAAACGCCTTGTATTTCTTGGTTAGTGTATTAAATCGAATCGTCAGAGGAAAAATTCGATTTTCGGAAGTTATAAAGCAAATTTATGAACAGGGCATGCAGTCTGTGGTTGTCATCGCTCTTACGTCGATTGCTTCTGGTGTTGTTTTAGCTTTGCAGGGATATGTTATGCTTGACCGATTTGGGGCAAAAGAAAAGGTAGCTGCCTTAGTTGCTCTTTCGCTTGTTCGAGAGCTTAGCCCTGTTTTTAGTGCTTTGGTTTTTTCTGGAAAAGCCGGAGCACGACTTACGGCAGAATTGGGAGCAATGAATGTTAACAATCAAATTGTTGCAACCAAAGTTATGGGTGTTGATCCGATTGAGTTTTTGGCTGTTCCGAGAATGTTAGCGTGTTTCCTTGTTTTGCCTATTTTAGTTGTGATGTCTGAGATTATTGGAATCACGGGTGGGTATTTAGTTGGAGTTTTTGAGGCGAATATTCCAGGATCGTTTTATATTAATCAAACATTACAATCGATTGATTATGTTGATTTCTTTAGTGGTTTTATTAAAACATTCTTTTTTGCTATTTTAATTGGATGGATTTGTTGTTATCAAGGTTTTGTCACAAAGGGTGGATCGTTAGGGGTTGGTCGTTTCACGACAAAAGCTGTTGCTTTGGCTTATATTTTGGTTGTTGTTTCAAATACAATATTGACAAAAATTATTTTGACATTTTGGGGATAGGAGGAAAGCGTGAGAGATTTCTTTAATTATTTAAGGATATTTATTTTTCTTATTGTTGCGATCGGTTTTATAGGGTGCGATGCGAATGCAGCCAAAAGAAAAAGACCAAAGTCTTTTTCTGTTTTAGAGGTGGAAGCTCAATGGATTCAAGATGGCAAACCTATTCTTTTTGAGGATGAGTTATGGTACCCTAAAGATGATATTGACATTTTATCGGATTCAGAGGTTTACTTGTTAGGTGAACAAGATGGAGTTCAGTTTTTTGTTGGGACGATTGATGTGCGCCCGTATAATCGTATCTATACTAAATTTGAAAAGAATAAGTTTCGTATTTTTGAAAAGAAATAAAAATGATTAAAGTTTCGCATTTGTACAAGTCGTTTAACGATCAACCGATTCTTAAAGATGTTAATTTTGAGGTTAAGGAGGGTGAAATTCTTGCTATTTTAGGACAAAGCGGGGTCGGCAAGAGCGTATTGCTTAAACATTTAATTGGTTTGCTTGTTTTGGATAAAGGTTCCATCGAAATTGATTCGATGGATGTTACAAGCTTTGGTGAAAAAGATTGGCTTTTGTTAAGAAAGAAAATGGGATATCTTTTTCAAGATGGAGCGCTATATGATTTTATGACAATTTTTGAGAACGTCGCATTTCCGCTGAAAGAACATACAAAAATGAATGAGCAAGAAATCAGAGAAAAGGTTAGGAGCACTTTGAATTTAGTTGGGCTCGATGATATTGAAGAAAAATATCCGTCTGAGTTAAGTGGCGGGATGCAAAAACGAGCTGCGCTAGCTCGAGCGGTTATCTTAAACTCAAAGATTCTTTTGTGTGATGAGCCGACATCGGGTTTAGATCCGATTCGTAGTCGAGATATTGCTGATGCTATTTTAAATATTTCACGGCATTTTAATACAACAACAGTGATCACATCCCACGACATGAAGAATTCGTTTCGCATCGCCGATCGATTAGTTATTATGAAAGACGGGTCGCTTGTAGCGCAAGGCACGGCTAGGGAGATTGAATCAATAGATAATGCTTTTGTTAAAGAATTTCTAAATTAACCTTGGAGTTATAATGGAAAAAAAAGAGTTTTCAATAAAGTTATATGCAGGTCTATTTTTTATTATTGGGGTTATTTTGATTGGTGTTGTTGTTTTGACGATTGGGATGGAGAGAGGATTGACTCAGCCAAAGTTTACGGCTCAAGTTTTATTTAGTCAAGTTGGCGGCCTGTCCATCGGAGCACCAGTTCGCTTGTCCGGAGTTAATGTGGGAACTGTTGGCAAAATCGATTTTCTTGATGAAGAAGTTGACGGGCGTCACGTTGTTGTGAGTTTAAGCCTTTTTAAACGATATAAGAAGCAAATTGAAAAGGCGTATAGTTTTGAAATTAAGACCGAAGGTGTCTTAGGGCAAAAGTTGATTGCTATTAGCAAAGATCCGTCCGGGAATGGTCGAAAGCTTGATATTGCTAAGCCGTTAGTTGGCGAAGATCCTCTGGATGTTCAAGATCTTGCTAGAACATTTGGCCAGACAGCTGTTTCTCTTCAAGACACAGCAAAAGGAATGGCTGTTGTTATGAATGAAGTTGATGATAACTTCAAGAAGATCAAAAGAGTGCTTAACCGCATTGAAGAGAGATTAATTGACGGAAATTTATTTACAGTTTTTTAGAAAAGTAAGGAGGATTGGTTTATGGGTGATTCAATAACAATTTTTGGTATTAAGATTTTTGCGTGGATTTATATCCCTCTTAGCTATTTATTGTGGGTTATGGCAGGTCTTTTGATTAAAGGCATTGTATTTAAATCTATCAAAAAATTCGCGAAAAAAACAAAAACAAAAGCTGATGATATTCTTGTTGATTCGCTTGATGTCCCGTTGCTCTTATTAATTTTTACAAGCGGTGGAATTCTTGTTGAGCGGATTGCTCCGATAACTGCAGGCGCAGATTTGGCAAAGTATGTTGTTCTTGGATTTAAAGCAGTTACAATTATTGCGATTGTTTTATTTTTTGATAAATTTATTAACAAATTAATTGAAGCCTATTCGCCGAAATATGATGTTTTGCAGACTTCAGGAAGCGTTGTTAAGACGATTACGCGCTTACTTGTCATTGGCATCGGACTTTTGGTTCTTTTGGACAGTTTTGGTGTTTCCATCACACCTGTTTTAGCTTCTTTGGGGATTGGTTCTCTGGCAGTTGCTCTTGCATTGCAGCCAACGCTTGAGAATTTCTTTTCAGGTGTTCAAATTATTGTTGATAAACCAATTAAAGTTGGCCAATTTGTTAAACTTGAATCTGGTGAAGAAGGCTATGTGCACAAAATTGGATGGCGTTCAACTTGGATTCGAATGCTTCCGAATAATATTGTGGTAATGCCCAACAAGGTGATGGTTAATTCAAGAGTAACGAATTATTATTATCCTGAGCAAGAATTAGCTGTGTTAGTTCAGGTTGGTGTACACTATACATCGGATTTGGAAAAAGTAGAAAAAGTTACCATAGAAGTCGGAAGAGAAGTAATGAAAGAGGTCGTAGGCGGAATTAAAGATTTTGAGCCGTTTATTCGATATCATACTTTTGATCATTCGAGTATTAATTTTAGTGTGATTTTGCGCGCCAAAGAATTTGTGGATAATTATTTAATTAAACATGAATTTATTAAGCGTTTAGCGAAGCGCTATACTAAAGAGGGCATTGTGATTCCATTTCCGATTCGTGCGATTAACTATGATCAAGAAAAATCTCTTGAGAACATTCAAAAAAGCTAAAATAACCACGGGGGAGCTTTATGTTTATTTTTGGAAATTTAATTATTTCATTGGCAAAAATTCTTGATATTATTTTAACATTTTTATATTGGTTAATTTTGATTCGTGCTCTGATTAGCTGGGTTAATCCAGACCCTTTTAATCCCGTTGTGCAGTTCTTGCATCGAACCACAGAGCCAATTTTAGAGCCTATTCGCCGGATTTTGCCAAGAATGGCGATTGATTTTTCTCCCATCGTGGCATTTTTAGGCATTGTGTTCTTAAAATCTTTTTTAATTTCAACATTGATTGAAATGGGATATCGATTGAAAAATTTAATATAATAAAGGAGTTGTGCGATGTTTGATCAGATGAAAAAATTGATGGAGATGAAAAAGCAAGCGGACCAGATTAAGCGAGAGCTTGAAGCTTCAAGAACTGAAGCTGATGATGGGTCTGGAATTAAGATTGTTATCGATGGAGCACAAAGGTTTCACTCTGTTGAAATCGACCCTAGTCTTTTAGGACAAGATAATCAGCAAGAGTTTCAGAAAAAAATTCTAAAGAGTATTAATTATGCGATTGCTCAGTCCCAGGCAATGGCTGCAGAAAAAATGAAAAAAATGGCTGGATTAAACATTCCAGGGCTTTAACTAACAACACAACAAAAGGAGAAGTATCATGCCGTATGATAAATCGCTTGATATTGAAATTTTTAAGGATGCAAAGGAATTCGAAGAGACAAGAATTACAGTTGGTGTTTTTTCTTACAACGGAGGCGAAAAAAAGCTTCAGATTTCACGAGAAAATAAAAATGCAGCTGAAGAATGGCGTTTTGCTAAATTAGGTCGCATGAACAAAGCGGAAATTCAAGAAATTCTTCCTTCGCTTAAGACTGCTATCGAGAACATGTAGTAAGAGTTTTTGGGATGCTCTTTTTTAAAAAAGAGCATCCCAACAAGATTTCTTATTTTAAATTAAAGAAAATTGATATGCAAAGGAAATTATATGTCAGGTGATGTTTATTTAACGAGAGAAGGATATGAAAAATTGATTAAAGATCTTGATCAGCTTAAAGGAGTTGAGCGTCTTAAGATTTCAAGGGCTATCGGAGAGGCCAGGCTTTTAGGGGATTTAAAAGAGAACGCAGAATATGATGCTGCTAAAAACGCTCAGGCTCATTGTGAAGCAAGAATTTCAGAGCTTGAAGGCACCTTGTCTCGTGCTCGAATCATTGAAGATGAGGATATTCCAAAAGACAAGGCTTTTATTGGAGCAACTGTGACCTTAATTGATTTGGATACGAACGAGGAATCTGTGTATATTCTGGTATCTCCGGAAGAGTCAAATTATGAAGAGGGAAAGATTTCGATTACATCGCCAATTGGAAAAGCTTTGCTTGGTCGTAAATTAGATGATGAAGTTGAAATTCAAGTTCCTGCGGGAGCCTTAAGATATAAAATTACAAAAATTAATCGATAGGAGTTTGCGTGATTTCAATTGGTGTTATTGGATGTGGTCATTGGGGGCCTAACCATATTCGAACATTTTCTCAGCTTGCAGATTCTGAAGTTGTCATGTGTTCGGATTTGGAGCAAGATCGATTAACGGCCATTAAGAACCTTTTTCCTCATATTAAAATAACAAAAGACTATCGAGATATTTTAAGCACTGATGATGTTGACGCGGTTTGCATCGTGACTCCTACAGCAAGTCATTTTCAAATTGCCAAAGAATCCTTAGAATCCGGCAAGCATGTTTTGTGTGAGAAGCCGTTAGCTATTTCCGCGAAAGAATGTCAAGAGTTGGGTCGTTTAGCTCAAGAAAATTCGAAGATTTTAATGGTCGGGCACGTTTTTTTGTTTAATGAAGGCATTGTGCAGTTAAAGAAATATTTGTCGCAGGGCGAGCTTGGTAATATTTATTATGCTCATTCAGAAAGAACAAACCTTGGCCCATTTCGCTACGATGTTAACGCTCTTTGGGATTTGGCACCTCATGATATTTCTATTTTTAATTATTTGTTTGATAGTTGTCCTATCAATGTTTCTGCCAGGGGCCAAAAATGTTTAAAAACATCTCTGGAAGATTTGGCATTTGTGACATTGGAATATCCAAATAACATTTTGGTGAATATCCATGTGAGCTGGCTTGATCCTCGAAAAGTAAGGCAGATTACGATTGTTGGAGATGAAAAAATGATTGTGTGGGATGATTTGGATAATATGGGTCCGATACGACTTTATGATAAACATGTTGAGCGAACAGAAGTTTTTTATGAAACGTATGGTGAATTTCAGCTTTTATCAAAAGAGGGAAGTGTGATGATTCCGAAGATTGCGATTAAAGAGCCTTTGAAAAATCAAAATCAATATTTTCTTGATTGCATTAAGAATAATCGGTTGCCTGATGTTTCAGATGCGAAAAAAGGGGAAGATGTTGTTAGGACACTTTTAGCTATTTCTGAATCAATGAACAATGGCGGATCGCCAGTAAAGATTTCTTAAATGAATTATTCAAAGCATCCAACCGCATTAGTTAACGATAAATCCCAGATAGGAGACCGGACGCGTATTTGGGCTTTTGTTAATATTCAAGATGGGGCTATTGTCGGATCCGATTGCAATATTTGTGATTGTTGTTTTTTGGAAAAAGGGGCTAAGCTTGGAAATCGCGTAACAATTAAAAATGGTGTCTCGATTTTTGATGGTGTTATTTTAGAAGATGATGTTTTTTGTGGGACAAATGTTGTTTTTGTTAACGATCGAAATCCTCGCAGCAAAAAAGAAGACTGGGTTCTTGAAAAAACAATTGTAAAAAAGGGCGCTACCATTGGAAGCAATGCAACTGTTTTGTGCGGTGTTACCATTGGAGAATATGCTTTTGTTGGAGCGGGTAGCATTGTGACAAAAGATGTTTTGCCATTTGAAATGGTTGTTGGTAATCCTGCTAGAAAAATAGGTTATGCATGTTGTTGCGGAAAAAGATTAGAAGAATCTTTAAAGTGTTCTTGTGGCTTACTGTATAGCATAGGGGAAAAGGGATTAGAAATTAATGACTAAGGTCTTAGTTTGTCCGATTGCTTTTAATGAACATGTTAAGATTAAAAGAACAATAGAGCGTTTTATTGCAAGCCCGGCTTTTGGAAAAGTTGAATATCTGGTAATGGATGATGGGTCGACAGATGAAACAACCAAAATCATTGAAAGTTTTTCAAATCAAGGTGTTCAAACCATTAAGCACGCTCATCGAATTGGAGTAGGGGCTGCAATTCGAACAGCGATAAATCACGCGATCAAAAAGAATTTTGATATTATTGTTATTATGGCTGGTAACGATAAGGATGATCCAAATGAAATATTTTCTCTTGTTGATCCAGTGATAAAAGAAGATTTTGATTTTGTGCAAGGGTCTCGATACAAGGGTGGATGCGGAGTCGGAGGGGACATGCCAATGTACCGAAGAATTGCTACACGCCTTCATCCAGCATTGCTTTCTTTTTTTACTAAAAAGCGAGTCACCGATAGCACCAATGGTTTTAGGGCGATTAAGCTCTCTGTTTTTAAAGACAAGCGAATTAATTTGGATCAGCAGTGGCTTAATGCGTATGAACTTGAGCCTTATATCTTATTTAAAGTTTTAATCTTTGATTATAAGTTTAAAGAAGTTTTAGTGAAGAAAGTTTATCCTTCTAGAAAATTAGGATATACAAAAATGCGACCTTTTTTAGGATGGTGGAGCATTTTAAAACCAATTCTTTATTTAGGGTTTAGAATCAAGAAATAAAGATTTTTTATGTTCATTGAATAAAAGAAAAATATGAGAAAATGCTTAAGTTGCAATATCACTTTTGATGATGAAAATCTCGTTGGCTGCCTTTATTGCGAGAGCATTCTTGTCAAGATTCATCAGGATCAATCGAGAGAAGATGTTGCGCCTTCTGCTCAAGGCACAGAATCATTGCCTTCAAAAAAGATTCTCACGCATCAGAATAAAGATTATTTGATGGGAATTCTTTTTCGCAGAAGAACATTTTTGTCATCCTTTGCTTTTAGCTGTAATGATATTAAGCGTAGTAAGAAAGCAACCAGATTTCTTGTTCAGCCAATTGACATTGGATATGTTGTGAAAATTCCGTGGCTTGTTGTTGATATTGTTTATTCGCTCTTTTTTCATATATTGCATTCTCGGTATTGCCCTTTATGCAACACGCGATATTTTATATTTTATCATTTTCAGGAAGCTCAACACCCAAAAGATGCATGTGAATATTGTCAGGAGTACAATCGTATTTCAGATGAAATTTTTCTAAAAAAAGAACGTGTTGATTTAAGAGTATTGCGCAAGGAGTCTGAAGAGAAGGTTAGAAGAGGGAAAAAGAGTGCGTTTTTTGATTTAACTCACAGAAACATTAAGTTGGAAAGATTTCTAGATATTCTTTCGATACTTATTTCGATTGCTTTATATGGTTATGTTGTGATTCGTGTGAGCATGCCGATCTTTGCTGAGATTTATCAGTTTTAGTATTAGGAAGAATTTGTTTTGTGTTAATTTCTAAGGAGAATAAAATGAAGAAATGTCCTCGATGTCAGGTTGCTTATAAAGATGATCATGAGATCAAATGTCTGTATTGTGATGGAATTTTGATAGATGCGGATCTTTTAGCTTTTGAAAGAAATAGTGGAACAAGTCTTTCTCAACCAAAGCAAATAAGAATGAAAGATCCCATGACGCATCAGCGCAAAGCGTACCTGATTGGGGTTTTTCTAAAAGGAAAAACATTTTTGTCTTCGTTTGCGTTTAGTGCAAACGAGATGAAAAAAGGAGAAAAATTTAAACGTTTTTTTGTCCAGCCTCTTGATATCAGCTATATTATTAAATTGCCATGGCTCTTGGTTAATTTTATTTATTCGCTCTCGTATCGTCTTTTGTATCACTCGTATTGCCCTGAATGTGGTTGGAAATATATTTTATCTGATGGTAAAGGTGTCCATGCGAAGGATGAGTGCGAATATAATCAGGAATACAATCGACTTTCAGAAGAAATATTTTCAGGAAACGTTTTTATTGATTTAGATGAGCTAATTGCACAATCAAATGAGAAAAGAAAGAATGGAAAAAGAAGCGCTGTTTATGATGCGCGCAACCGTAATGTAGGATGGGAATCATTCTTGGATGTTTTATCGATTTTAAGTTCAATTATGCTCTATCTTTTTTTATTCACTTTATTAGTTATGCCTATTTTCGGTAGAATTTTTGAGTTCTAAATTGTGCTTATTTTTAATAAGAATTTTTGATGGTTCGATGGAATCATTGTTCAATCAGAATATTGTTATGAAGTTCTGATTAAGGAAGGGTGTATGAAACTTTTTGGAAAAAATTCAGTTATCGAAAGAATAAAATCTAATCCTAAAAGCATAAGAACGATTTATGTCCAAACGGATCACGCGGATGCCTCTTATATTCGAAAAAAGGCAAAGAAGTGGGGCATTGCAGTTTATGGTGTTGCTCAATCTAAGATTTTGAAGATGACTCGAAATTTGAACAGTCAAGGCGTTGTTGCGGATGTTGAAGATTTTCAGTATACAGAGTATTCTGATCTTTTGGATCAGGCGCTGAAAAAGAAGCTGTCATTATTGTTTTTGGATAATTTAAAGGATCCTCAAAATTTAGGGGCTATTATTCGAAGCGTTGCTTGTCTGGGTGATTTTGGAATTGTTCTTCCAAAAAAAGAATCGGTTTCAATTACCGAAGCTGTTTTTCGTGTTGCTTCTGGGGGAGATAACTACGTTTCTGTCTCAAGAGTTTCTAACCTAAGTAATGCTATTTCCTTGGCTAAGAAACAAGGTTTTTGGATTGCAGGATCTGTGGTTGAAGGAGGAGAAGATTTATCAGAGCAATCTCTGCCTTTTCCGATCGGCCTTGTTATTGGATCTGAACAAAGAGGTATTCGGGATGTTATTCGAAAACAAATTGATGTTAGCGTTACAATCCCTATGAAACATGAACGCTTGTCGTTTAACGCAGCACAAGCAACTGCTATTTTATGCTATGAAATCACAAAACAAAAAAACAAAAAAGATTGTTAAAAGTCAATCAAAGGCATTGGATTTTTTTGCTGAGGCAGGACTTCTAAAGCGAGTTAAGCGCAGTGGTTGGTGGGTCGCTGGAATCAAGGATCCAGAGAGCGTGGCTGATCATAGTTTTCGCTGCGCGATTATGGCGTATTATATCGCTCACTTAGAAGGTGTCGATCCATACAAAGCAATTGTGATGGCGCTTTTTAATGATATTCATGAAGCGCGCATTAATGATTTGCATAAAATGGGTCATTATTATATTGATTTTAAAACAGCAGAAAAAAAAGTTTTCGATGATCAGGTTAAGGGTTTAGATAAGAAAGTAAAAGAAGAATTGTCTCGTTTTCGAAAGTCCTATGATGAGCAAAAGACCAAGGAAAGCTTGGTTGCACGAGATGCGGATATCTTAGAATGTCTTTTGCAGGCAAAAGAATATATGCAAAACGGACACAAGAAAGCAGAGATCTTCTTAACAAAAGCGCCAGATCTTTTAAAAACTAAGAGTGCTAAGAAAATATGGAATAGTTTAAAGAAATGGGACAGTGCTTCTTGGTGGCAAAGCGTTGTTAAGTTTGAGCGATAATGAGTAATCGTCGATATAAATTCTTATTTTTTACATTTTGTTTTTTATTGGCATCCTTTAGTTTGGGCGGATGTGCAAGTTTAAAGACGTATAATGCAGCGACCGAGCGTTACGAGTTTGTTTTACTTTCACCTCAAGACGAGGTTTCGATCGGGTATGATTCGAACAAAAGCATTATCAAGGAATATAAACTTTCGTCTGACAAAGATAAGCAGAGACGCCTTGATGAGATTGGAAGACGTTTAGTCAATGTTTTAGAGAAAAAGATATATCCATATCATTTTTTCTTAATTGAAAAAGATGAGCTTAATGCTTTTACGACACCTGGCGGGTATATTTATTTCTTTACAGGGTTATTTGATAAATTAAAAACAGATGATGCGATTGCCTCTGTAGTGGCGCATGAATTGGGTCATAATTCTGCTCGGCATATTGCAAAGAAGTTTCAGGCAGCGTTAGGATATAATGTTGCGGGGTCAATTATCTTTTCAATGGTGGATATGGGCGGAGATTTCTCGACTCAGATTGCTTCGATG of Candidatus Omnitrophota bacterium contains these proteins:
- a CDS encoding ABC transporter permease, translated to MKILIFLKHFFQSALEGIAGLGNALYFLVSVLNRIVRGKIRFSEVIKQIYEQGMQSVVVIALTSIASGVVLALQGYVMLDRFGAKEKVAALVALSLVRELSPVFSALVFSGKAGARLTAELGAMNVNNQIVATKVMGVDPIEFLAVPRMLACFLVLPILVVMSEIIGITGGYLVGVFEANIPGSFYINQTLQSIDYVDFFSGFIKTFFFAILIGWICCYQGFVTKGGSLGVGRFTTKAVALAYILVVVSNTILTKIILTFWG
- a CDS encoding lysylphosphatidylglycerol synthase transmembrane domain-containing protein; this translates as MKKKIKELASLLLRVGLSAALLFYLFKKIDVAKMMDILKEANFAYLFAGLFFMFVIYFLILIRWDIIIRYLGIKVPFKSVARCFLIGSFFNLFLPTSTGGDVVKTIGLFRDTSEKTKVVASVLLDRVFGLVALVIVSIVAFASAYRIVYDKFLLIAIGMISLATALGILFLFNERLYSFACQVFNKWPVVKDKLMELHYAIVLIKEKKQALFLVISISCFVQVLLAIVFYLTAKGLHQDVGLIYWIIFVPLICVASAFPSIGGLGVRDVSSVYLFSKVGVAAATAASMSLINFLFMAIIGLIGAMVYVCSLSHRRVQCCLSDSKSSEG
- the lipA gene encoding lipoyl synthase, which encodes MTVVQRILPSWFKQKIPNKNKIDSMKESFAQLGIYTVCEHSYCPNMGSCWSAGVATFMILGDRCTRACRFCAVESGQAKEVDPFEPCHVAQAVKRLGLKYVVVTSVTRDDLEDQGAAQFSKTIQEIKASVPGIRIEVLVPDFLGNENLIKIVLDAEPSVFGHNLETVKRLSTLFRPQADYERSLNVLRLAKQLNPGIFTKSGLMVGLGETKQEVKQAMRDLRAAGCDLLTIGQYLAPSKKERHVCVDRFVLPDEFKEYKTFGMSIGFGHVLSGPLVRSSYLAEDGYQNCLNRLKGLDI
- a CDS encoding ATP-binding cassette domain-containing protein, with the protein product MIKVSHLYKSFNDQPILKDVNFEVKEGEILAILGQSGVGKSVLLKHLIGLLVLDKGSIEIDSMDVTSFGEKDWLLLRKKMGYLFQDGALYDFMTIFENVAFPLKEHTKMNEQEIREKVRSTLNLVGLDDIEEKYPSELSGGMQKRAALARAVILNSKILLCDEPTSGLDPIRSRDIADAILNISRHFNTTTVITSHDMKNSFRIADRLVIMKDGSLVAQGTAREIESIDNAFVKEFLN
- a CDS encoding MlaD family protein — its product is MEKKEFSIKLYAGLFFIIGVILIGVVVLTIGMERGLTQPKFTAQVLFSQVGGLSIGAPVRLSGVNVGTVGKIDFLDEEVDGRHVVVSLSLFKRYKKQIEKAYSFEIKTEGVLGQKLIAISKDPSGNGRKLDIAKPLVGEDPLDVQDLARTFGQTAVSLQDTAKGMAVVMNEVDDNFKKIKRVLNRIEERLIDGNLFTVF
- a CDS encoding NYN domain-containing protein yields the protein MSVHYLIDGYNAVYQIPNLLRGSLQESRESLVRLVEQDCPQGSSRNLVTIVFDGQPGVGINAYAVAPKILFTENETADEAIKKIVERADLKKNIIVVTDDKEIQFYVRQFGAKVLAVKDFFLRKPGKKKKDFQRSITNTEECQINQELKKVWLKKGE
- the def gene encoding peptide deformylase, whose product is MIKTKLRIRTYGDPCLRRKSEPVKKIGPAERMLINVMINTIADNENEIGLAAPQIGINKKIFIVDLPEFPRVFVDPKILKKEGQSSMEEGCLSFPGFAFTIKRPKKITVEYLDENKKKRIIECEDFFARVILHETDHLDGVLFVDRASEEERAQNQKALDNLAKKTKKDLKINS